The following proteins are encoded in a genomic region of Corticium candelabrum chromosome 19, ooCorCand1.1, whole genome shotgun sequence:
- the LOC134195120 gene encoding large ribosomal subunit protein mL45-like: MQCIVVHRNNKQKLQELMTENAYQSVKKQCTDKQLVWKFVKQIVSPRIVDARIEPVLTKETLFAQITVRINARQLFGVRHRFGKLLRGDDWKERDVIDYVILERHIVEALSVWRVCGKVAPEQISTQTTS; encoded by the exons ATGCAGTGTATTGTTGTGCATAGAAATAACAAACAGAAGCTACAAGAACTGATGACTGAAAATGCTTACCAG AGTGTTAAGAAACAATGTACAGACAAGCAGCTCGTGTGGAAGTTTGTGAAACAAATAGTTAGTCCACGTATTGTTGATGCTCGGATAGAACCCGTCCTTACAAAGGAAACACTTTTTGCTCAAATCACAGTTCGCATCAATGCCAGACAG TTGTTTGGTGTTCGTCACCGATTTGGAAAATTACTGAGAGGGGATGACTGGAAAGAGCGTGATGTCATTGATTATGTGATACTGGAGAGACACATAGTTGAAGCATTATCAGTATGGCGCGTCTGTGGTAAAGTTGCTCCAGAACAGATTTCAACTCAAACAACAAGTTAG
- the LOC134195054 gene encoding IgGFc-binding protein-like isoform X1 encodes MRIYPDWYTLLLLLIPSITLNCLLGVQGNPLQNTDGPMPSYEDEMSGNFPLLHENRRSECTVFSNTLESVQRSKQKFVTFDCLVHRFQGYCEYILARDCTGGLFDIHIENDPLLHSAIRSAVVGGVAVRAEGVGVIKAIFAREKVKVYMNGKRIKWPSTIDTADGSRVLLSTDAVEDRVEIFLAATDVKIVLVGQTKIVVSVPPSFKNKTCGLCGNFNGNPNDDLMMPSRKSLSISSVNDSTSAISISNVHKFGLQWTAVSRERLILLRNDDCRDPTDVSYCELPNQRTNVERFCHVIIDPKGPFAECHPYTAPGLAYRKCVLIGCLHRGNKTKACSTIRSYQIQCQQCNKKFYSAIVPECYKPCSVLEAPAHGFKVGNGHSPGDVVTFVCIAGYDVSGANSRTCHTDGSWSGQPETCTDIDECRTRQHVCDPNSHCVNTYGSYKCVCNACYSWNGDSCEVIQCPSFLPPVHARLEYRGFEGGRRACNTIVKYVCLPGYKISGSSEIKCKNTGNWSDALPSCVDIDECRQKSHFCDPNSHCVNTYGSYKCVCNPCYSWNGDSCEVIQCPSFVPPAHVRLEYSGNEEELTACDSTVRFECLPGYGLSGSSEITCNNTGNWSDTLPSCVDIDECRQKSHFCDPNSHCVNTYGSYKCVCNPCYSWNGDSCEVIQCPSFVPPEHARLEYSGNEEELTSCKTTVRFECLPGYDLSGPSEITCSNTGNWGDALPSCLDIDECSQRHPCDKAHGLCQNTIGSYRCTCKLGYYGNGYTCIGDVYAVEGRVMDASTNDFISGAVVSLGPRSTTSNSEGVFRFFNVPALYYILNASADGYVSNSKILHVTGNITKGTVADIIITRVLESDTWKIVLSWGKVPSDLDAYLVLPEPYSKHVSYDNKKVQSKYGTITLDTDSKAQFGYETISITEGVEPGVYGHYVDSYSHPYYDFRKGNGTVELYNGSFKVATIRLPYHSKRKHWVTFQIFTSLKTFQVIDKITDDYKSLFAEKAEEFRLDETQG; translated from the exons ATGAG AATTTACCCTGATTGGTATACTCTACTTCTGCTTCTCATTCCGTCCATCACTCTCAACTGTCTACTAG GTGTACAAGGAAATCCATTGCAAAACACAGACGGACCTATGCCATCTTATGAAGATGAAATGTCTGGCAACTTTCCGTTGTTACATGAAAATAGACGTTCCGAATGCACTGTTTTCAGCAATACACTGGAATCAGTTCAAAGATCAAAACAGAAGTTTGTAACATTTGACTGTCTTGTTCACCGATTCCAGGGATACTGTGAATACATCTTGGCTCGTGACTGCACTGGAGGTCTCTTTGATATTCATATCGAAAACGATCCTCTCCTTCATAGTGCTATACGGAGTGCCGTAGTCGGTGGGGTTGCGGTACGTGCAGAAGGAGTAGGCGTGATTAAAGCAATCTTTGCTCGAGAGAAAGTAAAAGTTTATATGAACGGCAAACGTATAAAGTGGCCATCAACTATTGACACAGCCGACGGTTCACGTGTGCTGCTGTCTACTGACGCAGTCGAAGACCGAGTTGAGATCTTTTTGGCAGCTACAGATGTAAAAATAGTTTTGGTAGGACAAACCAAAATTGTCGTTTCTGTTCCGCCGTCATTCAAGAACAAAACGTGTGGACTGTGCGGTAACTTCAATGGCAACCCAAACGACGACCTTATGATGCCCAGTAGGAAGTCGTTGAGCATCAGCAGCGTGAATGATTCAACATCAGCTATTTCTATCTCCAACGTCCACAAATTTGGACTCCAATGGACTGCCGTAAGCAGAGAAAGACTGATATTGCTCCGTAATGACGACTGTCGAGATCCCACCGACGTCTCCTATTGTGAACTGCCAAATCAGAGAACAAATGTGGAACGGTTTTGTCATGTCATTATTGATCCAAAGGGCCCATTTGCGGAATGTCACCCTTATACCGCTCCCGGTTTGGCTTACAGGAAATGTGTGCTTATAGGTTGCTTGCATCGTGGAAATAAGACAAAAGCTTGCTCCACAATTCGATCATATCAAATTCAATGCCAACAATGTAACAAAAAATTCTATTCAGCGATTGTGCCCGAATGCT ATAAACCGTGCAGTGTTCTTGAAGCTCCCGCACATGGTTTCAAAGTAGGCAATGGACACTCTCCAGGAGATGTCGTCACTTTTGTCTGCATTGCCGGATACGATGTGTCCGGAGCGAATTCCCGTACGTGCCATACCGACGGTTCTTGGAGCGGTCAACCTGAAACATGTACTG ACATCGACGAATGCCGTACAAGGCAACATGTCTGTGACCCCAATAGTCACTGCGTCAATACTTATGGCAGTTACAAATGCGTGTGCAATGCATGTTACTCTTGGAATGGAGATTCTTGTGAAGTAATTCAATGCCCTAGTTTCCTACCTCCCGTCCATGCCAGACTAGAATATCGTGGATTTGAGGGAGGGCGTAGAGCTTGTAACACTATTGTCAAGTATGTGTGCTTACCTGGTTACAAGATTTCTGGATCAAGCGAAATCAAATGTaaaaatacaggaaattggaGCGACGCACTTCCATCATGTGTAG ACATTGACGAATGCCGTCAAAAGTCCCATTTCTGTGACCCAAATAGTCACTGCGTCAATACTTATGGCAGCTACAAGTGCGTGTGCAATCCATGTTACTCTTGGAATGGAGATTCTTGTGAAGTAATTCAGTGCCCTAGTTTCGTACCTCCCGCCCATGTCAGACTAGAATATAGTGGAAATGAGGAAGAACTTACAGCTTGTGACAGTACTGTCAGGTTTGAGTGCTTACCTGGTTACGGACTTTCTGGATCAAGCGAAATCACATGTAATAATACAGGAAATTGGAGCGACACTCTTCCATCATGTGTAG ACATTGACGAATGCCGTCAAAAGTCACATTTCTGTGACCCAAATAGTCACTGCGTCAATACTTACGGCAGCTACAAGTGCGTGTGCAATCCATGTTACTCTTGGAATGGAGATTCTTGTGAAGTAATTCAGTGCCCTAGTTTCGTACCTCCCGAACATGCCAGACTAGAATATAGTGGAAATGAGGAAGAACTTACATCTTGTAAAACTACTGTCAGGTTTGAGTGCTTACCTGGTTACGACCTTTCTGGACCAAGCGAAATCACATGTAGTAATACAGGAAATTGGGGCGACGCACTTCCATCATGTTTAG ACATTGACGAGTGCTCCCAAAGGCATCCTTGCGACAAAGCTCACGGACTTTGCCAAAACACGATAGGTAGTTATCGGTGCACTTGCAAGCTTGGATACTATGGAAATGGCTACACGTGTATTGGTGACGTTTATGCTGTTGAAGGACGAGTAATGGATGCTTCTACTAATGACTTCATTAGTGGAGCGGTCGTTTCCCTTGGACCGAGATCAACAACCTCAAACAGCGAAGGCGTTTTCCGGTTTTTCAACGTTCCTGCTCTTTATTACATATTGAATGCGTCTGCAGATGGCTATGTGTCTAACTCAAAAATCCTTCATGTAACTGGCAATATTACGAAAGGCACAGTCGCTGACATTATAATCACTAGAGTGTTGGAATCAG ATACTTGGAAGATCGTACTTTCGTGGGGTAAAGTACCAAGTGATCTCGATGCCTACTTGGTACTCCCAGAACCTTATAGTAAGCACGTCAGTTACGACAACAAGAAAGTGCAATCTAAATATGGAACGATCACTTTGGATACCGATAGTAAAGCACAATTCGGCTATGAAACTATATCAA tTACCGAAGGAGTTGAGCCTGGCGTATACGGACATTACGTTGATTCATATTCGCATCCGTACTACGATTTTCGCAAAGGAAATGGAACTGTAGAGCTATACAATGGAAGCTTTAAAGTGGCCACCATTCGTTTACCATATCATAGCAAAAGGAAACACTGGGTTACATTCCAAATATTTACTTCACTCAAAACGTTCCAGGTTATTGACAAGATCACCGACGATTATAAAAGCTTGTTCGCAGAAAAAGCTGAAGAATTTCGTCTGGATGAGACTCAAGGCTAA
- the LOC134195054 gene encoding mucin-6-like isoform X2, with product MRIYPDWYTLLLLLIPSITLNCLLGVQGNPLQNTDGPMPSYEDEMSGNFPLLHENRRSECTVFSNTLESVQRSKQKFVTFDCLVHRFQGYCEYILARDCTGGLFDIHIENDPLLHSAIRSAVVGGVAVRAEGVGVIKAIFAREKVKVYMNGKRIKWPSTIDTADGSRVLLSTDAVEDRVEIFLAATDVKIVLVGQTKIVVSVPPSFKNKTCGLCGNFNGNPNDDLMMPSRKSLSISSVNDSTSAISISNVHKFGLQWTAVSRERLILLRNDDCRDPTDVSYCELPNQRTNVERFCHVIIDPKGPFAECHPYTAPGLAYRKCVLIGCLHRGNKTKACSTIRSYQIQCQQCNKKFYSAIVPECYKPCSVLEAPAHGFKVGNGHSPGDVVTFVCIAGYDVSGANSRTCHTDGSWSGQPETCTDIDECRTRQHVCDPNSHCVNTYGSYKCVCNACYSWNGDSCEVIQCPSFLPPVHARLEYRGFEGGRRACNTIVKYVCLPGYKISGSSEIKCKNTGNWSDALPSCVDIDECRQKSHFCDPNSHCVNTYGSYKCVCNPCYSWNGDSCEVIQCPSFVPPEHARLEYSGNEEELTSCKTTVRFECLPGYDLSGPSEITCSNTGNWGDALPSCLDIDECSQRHPCDKAHGLCQNTIGSYRCTCKLGYYGNGYTCIGDVYAVEGRVMDASTNDFISGAVVSLGPRSTTSNSEGVFRFFNVPALYYILNASADGYVSNSKILHVTGNITKGTVADIIITRVLESDTWKIVLSWGKVPSDLDAYLVLPEPYSKHVSYDNKKVQSKYGTITLDTDSKAQFGYETISITEGVEPGVYGHYVDSYSHPYYDFRKGNGTVELYNGSFKVATIRLPYHSKRKHWVTFQIFTSLKTFQVIDKITDDYKSLFAEKAEEFRLDETQG from the exons ATGAG AATTTACCCTGATTGGTATACTCTACTTCTGCTTCTCATTCCGTCCATCACTCTCAACTGTCTACTAG GTGTACAAGGAAATCCATTGCAAAACACAGACGGACCTATGCCATCTTATGAAGATGAAATGTCTGGCAACTTTCCGTTGTTACATGAAAATAGACGTTCCGAATGCACTGTTTTCAGCAATACACTGGAATCAGTTCAAAGATCAAAACAGAAGTTTGTAACATTTGACTGTCTTGTTCACCGATTCCAGGGATACTGTGAATACATCTTGGCTCGTGACTGCACTGGAGGTCTCTTTGATATTCATATCGAAAACGATCCTCTCCTTCATAGTGCTATACGGAGTGCCGTAGTCGGTGGGGTTGCGGTACGTGCAGAAGGAGTAGGCGTGATTAAAGCAATCTTTGCTCGAGAGAAAGTAAAAGTTTATATGAACGGCAAACGTATAAAGTGGCCATCAACTATTGACACAGCCGACGGTTCACGTGTGCTGCTGTCTACTGACGCAGTCGAAGACCGAGTTGAGATCTTTTTGGCAGCTACAGATGTAAAAATAGTTTTGGTAGGACAAACCAAAATTGTCGTTTCTGTTCCGCCGTCATTCAAGAACAAAACGTGTGGACTGTGCGGTAACTTCAATGGCAACCCAAACGACGACCTTATGATGCCCAGTAGGAAGTCGTTGAGCATCAGCAGCGTGAATGATTCAACATCAGCTATTTCTATCTCCAACGTCCACAAATTTGGACTCCAATGGACTGCCGTAAGCAGAGAAAGACTGATATTGCTCCGTAATGACGACTGTCGAGATCCCACCGACGTCTCCTATTGTGAACTGCCAAATCAGAGAACAAATGTGGAACGGTTTTGTCATGTCATTATTGATCCAAAGGGCCCATTTGCGGAATGTCACCCTTATACCGCTCCCGGTTTGGCTTACAGGAAATGTGTGCTTATAGGTTGCTTGCATCGTGGAAATAAGACAAAAGCTTGCTCCACAATTCGATCATATCAAATTCAATGCCAACAATGTAACAAAAAATTCTATTCAGCGATTGTGCCCGAATGCT ATAAACCGTGCAGTGTTCTTGAAGCTCCCGCACATGGTTTCAAAGTAGGCAATGGACACTCTCCAGGAGATGTCGTCACTTTTGTCTGCATTGCCGGATACGATGTGTCCGGAGCGAATTCCCGTACGTGCCATACCGACGGTTCTTGGAGCGGTCAACCTGAAACATGTACTG ACATCGACGAATGCCGTACAAGGCAACATGTCTGTGACCCCAATAGTCACTGCGTCAATACTTATGGCAGTTACAAATGCGTGTGCAATGCATGTTACTCTTGGAATGGAGATTCTTGTGAAGTAATTCAATGCCCTAGTTTCCTACCTCCCGTCCATGCCAGACTAGAATATCGTGGATTTGAGGGAGGGCGTAGAGCTTGTAACACTATTGTCAAGTATGTGTGCTTACCTGGTTACAAGATTTCTGGATCAAGCGAAATCAAATGTaaaaatacaggaaattggaGCGACGCACTTCCATCATGTGTAG ACATTGACGAATGCCGTCAAAAGTCACATTTCTGTGACCCAAATAGTCACTGCGTCAATACTTACGGCAGCTACAAGTGCGTGTGCAATCCATGTTACTCTTGGAATGGAGATTCTTGTGAAGTAATTCAGTGCCCTAGTTTCGTACCTCCCGAACATGCCAGACTAGAATATAGTGGAAATGAGGAAGAACTTACATCTTGTAAAACTACTGTCAGGTTTGAGTGCTTACCTGGTTACGACCTTTCTGGACCAAGCGAAATCACATGTAGTAATACAGGAAATTGGGGCGACGCACTTCCATCATGTTTAG ACATTGACGAGTGCTCCCAAAGGCATCCTTGCGACAAAGCTCACGGACTTTGCCAAAACACGATAGGTAGTTATCGGTGCACTTGCAAGCTTGGATACTATGGAAATGGCTACACGTGTATTGGTGACGTTTATGCTGTTGAAGGACGAGTAATGGATGCTTCTACTAATGACTTCATTAGTGGAGCGGTCGTTTCCCTTGGACCGAGATCAACAACCTCAAACAGCGAAGGCGTTTTCCGGTTTTTCAACGTTCCTGCTCTTTATTACATATTGAATGCGTCTGCAGATGGCTATGTGTCTAACTCAAAAATCCTTCATGTAACTGGCAATATTACGAAAGGCACAGTCGCTGACATTATAATCACTAGAGTGTTGGAATCAG ATACTTGGAAGATCGTACTTTCGTGGGGTAAAGTACCAAGTGATCTCGATGCCTACTTGGTACTCCCAGAACCTTATAGTAAGCACGTCAGTTACGACAACAAGAAAGTGCAATCTAAATATGGAACGATCACTTTGGATACCGATAGTAAAGCACAATTCGGCTATGAAACTATATCAA tTACCGAAGGAGTTGAGCCTGGCGTATACGGACATTACGTTGATTCATATTCGCATCCGTACTACGATTTTCGCAAAGGAAATGGAACTGTAGAGCTATACAATGGAAGCTTTAAAGTGGCCACCATTCGTTTACCATATCATAGCAAAAGGAAACACTGGGTTACATTCCAAATATTTACTTCACTCAAAACGTTCCAGGTTATTGACAAGATCACCGACGATTATAAAAGCTTGTTCGCAGAAAAAGCTGAAGAATTTCGTCTGGATGAGACTCAAGGCTAA